The DNA window GGCCGGCCGGCGACCCGAACCCGTACCGAGCCGTTGACTGACGGTCTGGTCGTCGTCGACAAGCCGGGAGGCTGGACCTCTCACGATGTCGTCGCGCGGGTTCGCCGGCTGGCCGGCACGCGCCGGGTCGGCCATGGCGGGACCCTCGACCCGATGGCGACCGGTGTCCTGGTGGTCGGCGTCGGCCAGGCGACCCGGCTGCTCGGTCATCTCGCGAAGGACGACAAGGACTACGACGCGACGATCCGCTTGGGTACGACGACAACCACCGACGATGCCGACGGCGAGATCGTGACCGACGCCGGCGGTGATGCCGCCGAACGGCTGGCGACCGACGCCATCGCGGCTGCGCTCGCGGTGCTGACCGGAGAGATCGAGCAGGTGCCGAGCACCGTGTCCGCGATCAAGGTCGACGGCGTGCGGGCGTACCGCCGCGCCAGGGCCGGCGAGGAGCTCACACTCGCGCCCCGCCGCGTCCGGGTCGACCGGTTCGACCTCGTCGCTCGCCGAGGCCGCGATCTCGACGTACGGGTGACCTGCTCGACCGGGACCTACGTCCGGGCGCTGGCCCGCGATCTGGGCGCGGCGCTCGGTGTCGGCGCGCACCTCACCGCGCTGCGCCGCACGCGGGTCGGCGGCTTCACGATCCGCGACGCGCGGACGCTCGAAGAGCTCGAGCGCGACCTCGTGGTCGTCCCGCTCGCGGCTGCGGTCGCGGCCGGGTTTCCGAAGGTCGAGGTCGACGAGGAACAGGCGCGCCGGATCGGCCAGGGCCAGCGTCTGCTGATCGACCTGCCGGCGTCGCCGGCCGGCGTGTTCGGCCCGGACGGTCG is part of the Mycobacteriales bacterium genome and encodes:
- the truB gene encoding tRNA pseudouridine(55) synthase TruB, with amino-acid sequence MTDGLVVVDKPGGWTSHDVVARVRRLAGTRRVGHGGTLDPMATGVLVVGVGQATRLLGHLAKDDKDYDATIRLGTTTTTDDADGEIVTDAGGDAAERLATDAIAAALAVLTGEIEQVPSTVSAIKVDGVRAYRRARAGEELTLAPRRVRVDRFDLVARRGRDLDVRVTCSTGTYVRALARDLGAALGVGAHLTALRRTRVGGFTIRDARTLEELERDLVVVPLAAAVAAGFPKVEVDEEQARRIGQGQRLLIDLPASPAGVFGPDGRVVALVEDRDGVAQPRCVFEVSA